A single genomic interval of Penicillium psychrofluorescens genome assembly, chromosome: 2 harbors:
- a CDS encoding uncharacterized protein (ID:PFLUO_003864-T1.cds;~source:funannotate) has product MTTRLPASFWSRAALSRVIGAHQRRQQTITAQWHLGSISLSTNSPRLFSSSTVKLGRQNPSDSRPFKHGPVDGRNAPPRYADTVGLKKANRRKEEGDGSKSSGSKLRTRAVSSKALAQELRWLKDPRDFANRIALILQTGDFDFALKLVERGVRERMGCDVAWNHVLQRAFHEMTPKAVFRLYNDMKKAGSKPNAKTYTILLKGFGEASSADSRTAVQYADKIYKSIFNQNSGVRANIIHTNAMLTVCERHNDMGMLWRIIEELPESGDRAPDMTTYTIILRAIRASAIADIKEINPNDTHQILARKARIVREAEYIWSDVIAQWKAGTLSIDNHTVGAMAELLLDGSSDNDLYKVLQLYHQTMNIPILQAKPPATVDSSRRRNGRFRFTEKFLREPEEKASEEDIPFVNNEHGRALQKLDAAEEQSHVEEMDESLFEPIVSDSVTPLKPSNKDLTHILTACLNMTQGLGGGHSYWRYLTREDTPHRIEPDIVSCMQYLRLVRLARSSRIAAQVLREQMVPAGIANGKVFHVAFTTCIRDKKNVSVLLHANTMLELMAKADVLPDPRVLENYVRLISILSEEAQLLLSVKGLDVDAGPTPDLQKLATQLQVKLRLVALAQLRPHFETLDVAMKATKPIRPIPGQRLHSVPGKDSVLAMQRIRLALDETIKLYSGSIPKPELKQLRDDSSLLARYSNEDVIKQFSEVEVHPTHEQRNAWLERQREFKDDLRVAGLDLKRSNILEGDTQSAPPNPTMATTTSNTSAK; this is encoded by the exons ATGACGACTCGTTTGCCGGCGTCGTTCTGGAGCAGAGCTGCGCTCAGTCGAGTCATTGGTGCGCACCAGCGTCGGCAGCAGACAATCACCGCTCAGTGGCATTTGGGATCGATCTCGCTATCAACCAACAGCCCCCGACTAttttcctcctccaccgtTAAGCTCGGCAGACAAAATCCGTCCGACTCAAGGCCGTTTAAACATGGACCTGTCGACGGCCGAAATGCGCCACCCCGCTATGCAGACACAGTagggttgaagaaggcgaacCGTCGGAAGGAAGAGGGTGACGGGTCAAAATCATCGGGCTCGAAACTGCGTACCCGCGCCGTCTCCTCCAAAGCTCTGGCTCAAGAACTCAGATGGCTGAAGGATCCGAGGGACTTTGCCAATCGAATCGCGCTTATTCTCCAGACGGGTGATTTCGATTTCGCGTTGAAGCTTGTTGAGCGCGGTGTGAGGGAACGCATGGGGTGCGATGTCGCATGGAACCATGTCTTGCAGCGCGCTTTCCACGAGATGACCCCTAAGGCGGTATTCAGGCTTTACAATGAT atgaagaaggcagGCAGCAAACCTAACGCCAAAACATATACGATCCTGCTCAAAGGCTTCGGTGAAGCCTCCAGCGCAGATTCACGCACAGCTGTCCAATACGCCGACAAGATATACAAGTCCATCTTCAACCAGAATTCTGGAGTGAGAGCCAACATTATCCACACCAATGCCATGCTCACAGTCTGCGAACGCCACAACGACATGGGCATGCTCTGGCGCATTATAGAAGAGCTTCCGGAATCAGGAGACAGAGCTCCAGACATGACGACCTACACCATTATCCTGAGAGCTATTCGAGCCTCTGCTATAGCCGATATCAAAGAAATAAATCCCAACGACACACACCAGATTCTAGCTCGAAAGGCCCGCATTGTTCGAGAGGCCGAATATATCTGGTCTGATGTCATTGCCCAGTGGAAGGCAGGTACCCTGTCTATTGACAATCACACAGTGGGCGCCATGGCCGAATTGCTGCTAGATGGTTCCAGTGATAACGACCTGTACAAAGTCTTACAGCTGTACCATCAAACAATGAACATTCCCATCCTGCAAGCCAAACCGCCTGCGACTGTCGATTCTTCCCGCCGACGGAACGGTCGTTTCAGGTTCACGGAGAAATTTCTTCGTGAACCTGAGGAAAAGGCGTCGGAGGAAGACATCCCATTCGTGAACAATGAACACGGGCGAGCGCTCCAAAAACTGGACGCCGCGGAAGAGCAGTCGCATGTTGAAGAAATGGACGAGTCTCTCTTCGAACCCATCGTCTCGGACAGCGTAACCCCCCTCAAACCCTCCAACAAGGATCTCACCCACATCTTGACAGCCTGTCTGAACATGACGCAAGGCTTGGGCGGCGGGCATAGCTACTGGCGATATTTGACCCGGGAGGATACTCCCCACCGCATCGAGCCTGACATAGTTTCCTGCATGCAGTACCTTCGTCTCGTGCGCCTCGCACGGTCCAGCAGAATCGCCGCTCAAGTCCTGCGAGAGCAGATGGTCCCTGCCGGCATCGCCAACGGCAAAGTCTTCCACGTCGCCTTCACCACCTGTATTCGCGATAAAAAGAACGTCTCCGTCCTCCTGCATGCCAACACGATGCTCGAACTCATGGCCAAAGCCGATGTTCTCCCCGACCCCCGCGTGCTCGAAAACTACGTCCGCCTGATCTCCATTCTTTCCGAAGAGGCACAGCTCCTCCTGAGCGTGAAGGGTCTCGACGTCGACGCAGGCCCCACGCCAGACCTGCAAAAGCTCGCCACGCAGCTCCAAGTGAAGTTGCGCCTGGTTGCCCTCGCACAGCTGCGTCCCCATTTCGAGACCCTCGACGTGGCAATGAAGGCCACGAAGCCGATACGTCCTATACCTGGACAGCGCTTGCACAGTGTCCCGGGCAAGGACTCTGTACTAGCCATGCAGCGCATACGtctggcgctggatgagaCTATCAAGCTATACTCGGGGTCGATCCCCAAGCCGGAGCTCAAGCAGCTCAGAGATGATTCGAGCTTACTGGCCCGGTACTCCAATGAGGATGTTATTAAACAGTTCTCGGAGGTTGAAGTCCATCCCACGCATGAGCAGAGAAATGCGTGGCTGGAACGCCAAAGAGAATT TAAGGATGACCTCCGGGTAGCGGGACTGGACCTTAAGCGTTCGAATATCCTCGAGGGCGACACGCAGTCTGCTCCCCCCAACCCAACCATGGCGACAACCACTTCAAACACCTCTGCAAAGTAA
- a CDS encoding uncharacterized protein (ID:PFLUO_003865-T1.cds;~source:funannotate), with translation MYWLIPFMDIAWGIFTLLQYRASSYAEMAAYRFLVGWFEAAYYPGMHYIFGSWYRSDEISRRGGCFYVGLTLGTMTASLIQSGASGRLDGVNGLAGWRWMFIICAIITVPIAIMGYFFLPGTPDKPNRLILKEEDIQLAGKRLERASHGTKEEVLSWRIFTKLFRNWRFWAMLWLDILFWNGSVNTTTGGYQLWLKSLNRFSTSRLNELAAISPGLGMFYTLVICFASDLLLGPAWAITVAHIWNIIGLIILVIWNVPESALWFAFFTTFSAVAMSSVLYGWINTQLRASPVERALTLVTVNALAQSTTAWTPLLVFKTVDAPRFTKGYSFVLGNAICLIALAHVIQHYLSREEYGIHIFSG, from the exons ATGTATTGGTTAATTCCGTTTATGGATATTGCCTGGGGCATTTTCACGCTACTCCAGTACCGAGCCTCTTCCTATGCGGAGATGGCTGCCTATCGTTTTCTGGTCGGGTGGTTTGAA GCAGCCTACTATCCGGGAATGCATTATATATTCG GGTCATGGTATCGCTCCGACGAAATCTccagaagaggaggatgttTCTACGTTGGCTTGACCCTCGGCACAATGACAGCCAGTTTAATCCAGTCCGGTGCATCGGGCCGTCTGGATGGTGTCAATGGGCTCGccggctggcgctggatgttCATCATCTGCGCAATCATCACCGTCCCCATTGCCATAATGGGTTACTTTTTCCTGCCAGGCACCCCAGACAAACCCAACCGACTAATCCTGAAGGAAGAGGACATCCAGCTGGCCGGGAAACGTCTCGAGCGTGCCTCGCATGGTacaaaagaagaagttctCTCCTGGCGCATATTCACCAAGCTCTTCCGCAACTGGCGGTTCTGGGCCATGCTCTGGCTGGATATTCTTTTCTGGAATGGCAGTGTCAATACAACGACTGGCGGATACCAGCTGTGGCTGAAAAGTCTGAACCGGTTCTCGACTAGCAGGCTGAACGAGCTAGCGGCCATCTCTCCGGGACTGGGTATGTTCTACACGCTTGTGATCTGTTTCGCCTCagatctgcttcttggtccTGCTTGGGCCATCACCGTGGCCCATATCTGGAACATTATCGGCCTTATTATCTTGGTGATTTGGAATGTGCCCGAGTCGGCGCTGTGGTTTGCTTTCTTTACCACTTTCTCCGCTGTGGCCATGTCTAGTGTCCTCTACGGCTGGATAAATACCCAGTTGCGCGCTTCGCCTGTTGAACGTGCATTGACTCTCGTCACCGTTAATGCTCTCGCTCAGTCTACGACCGCCTGGACTCCGCTGTTGGTGTTTAAGACTGTTGATGCGCCGCGCTTTACCAAGGGATATTCATTTGTCCTGGGCAATGCTATCTGCTTGATTGCTTTAGCTCATGTGATTCAACACTATCTCTCGCGTGAGGAGTATGGGATCCATATTTTCTCGGGTTGA
- a CDS encoding uncharacterized protein (ID:PFLUO_003866-T1.cds;~source:funannotate), with protein sequence MGDASVASGQNGSIGTNANGKKQILINAFDMFTVGHLSPGQWKNPKDKSATKNSLEYWIELAKLLERGGINAIFLADTTGGHETYEGKLDNCMRRAAQWPVGDPTIPISAMAAVTQNLAFGITASTSFEAPFLMAKRWSTLDHLTNGRMGWNIVTSYKKSAFQAIGLNTPIEHDERYLQADEYLRVLYKLWEGSWADDAVSPNPETDSYINPDKVREINHKGKYFSLKTRHIVDPSPQRTPFLFQAGTSPAGSAFASTHAEAIFVTSHSPEVLRPKIANIRKQAAEAGRDPQSIKFFGTFTPIIGRTDEEAWAKYEELKKHASVIGGLVLFSGWTGIDISTIPLDEEITPAHSLEAGKVTSILDSLTKTSKDVPKWTPRVVAEKAAIGGLGTVAIGSPTTVADEMERWIREADLDGFNIGHVSNPGTFEDLIDLVLPELRKRGLYPEQSTSEPLTAREKVYGKGQKGLRDDHPGSQYKYDVYQEEEPYVEGS encoded by the exons ATGGGAGACGCGAGTGTAGCTTCTGGCCAGAATGGCAGCATTGGCACCAATGCCAATGGCAAGAAACAAATTTTGATCAATGCGTTTGATATGTTCACTGTGGGCCATTTGTCGCCTGGACAGTGGAAG AACCCCAAAGATAAATCCGCTACAAAGAACAGCCTCGAGTACTGGATTGAGCTGGCAAAACTGCTGGAGCGGGGTGGAATCAACGCTATTTTCCTGGCGGATACCACCGGCGGTCATGAGACATACGAGGGCAAG TTGGACAACTGTATGCGGAGAGCAGCTCAATGGCCAGTAGGAGATCCTACTATC CCTATTTCTGCGATGGCAGCTGTGACCCAAAACCTGGCGTTTGGCATCACAGCCTCCACCTCATTCGAGGCACCTTTCCTAATGGCGAAGCGCTGGTCGACGCTGGACCATCTCACCAATGGTCGAATGGGCTGGAATATCGTCACCTCATACAAGAAGTCGGCGTTCCAGGCCATTGGGCTGAACACTCCGATCGAACATGATGAACGGTATCTCCAGGCGGATGAATACTTGCGGGTGCTCTATAA ACTATGGGAAGGTTCTTGggccgacgatgcggtcTCGCCCAACCCCGAAACAGACTCGTATATCAACCCGGACAAGGTCCGCGAGATCAACCACAAGGGCAAATACTTTTCGCTGAAGACGCGACACATCGTTGATCCGTCTCCCCAGCGGACGCCATTTTTGTTCCAAGCTGGGACATCACCCGCTGGGTCGGCATTCGCCTCAACGCACGCAGAGGCAATCTTCGTCACCTCGCACTCGCCAGAGGTGCTGCGACCCAAGATCGCGAATATTCGCAAGCAGGCCGCTGAAGCAGGCCGTGATCCGCAGTCGATCAAGTTCTTTGGAACATTCACGCCAATCATAGGACGAACGGACGAAGAAGCATGGGCCAAATACGAGGAATTGAAGAAGCACGCTTCCGTGATCGGAGGACTGGTTCTCTTCAGCGGCTGGACGGGTATCGATATCTCGACGATCccgctggacgaggaaaTCACCCCGGCGCACTCACTCGAGGCTGGCAAGGTGACTAGTATCCTGGACTCACTGACGAAGACCAGCAAGGATGTACCGAAATGGACGCCGCGCGTCGTGGCGGAGAAGGCCGCTATCGGTGGACTGGGAACTGTGGCTATTGGGAGCCCTACCACTGTGGCCGATGAAATGGAGCGCTGGATCCGTGAGGCTGATCTTGATGGATTCAATATCGGCCATGTCAGTAATCCCGGCACCTTTGAGGATCTGATTGATCTGGTTCTCCCGGAGTTGAGGAAGCGTGGGCTGTACCCTGAGCAGTCAACTAGTGAGCCGCTGACTGCTCGTGAGAAGGTGTACGGGAAGGGCCAGAAGGGGCTTCGGGATGATCATCCTGGGAGTCAGTACAAGTATGATGTGTaccaggaggaggagcccTATGTTGAGGGTAGCTAG
- a CDS encoding uncharacterized protein (ID:PFLUO_003867-T1.cds;~source:funannotate), with translation MASVQQGHYGELHDDESILDDDLIDADNDAIEADDPLRDSDRAPLRGNIEPDSGSRAGGASGYGNYLTSSIPGEDRRAPQNTLDESVWQTLSRDMVAVWEKMRHVLWPKYLLGGMMSRGGSGLGDEETAGAAGFGRSLRGIVGRWPDADVVLQGGMSEGLRDWDLWGPLIFCLLLSMFLSMRAKGDQSSTVFSGVFSIVWIGEAAVTLQIKLLGGKISFFQSICIIGYTLFPMVIAALLSAFGLPTIARIPVYLVLVAWSMAAGVSILGGSGVVRNRVVIAVFPLFVFYIALGCLCFIS, from the exons ATGGCCAGCGTGCAACAAGGCCACTACGGTGAACTGCATGACGATGAATCCATCTTGGACGATGACCTGATCGACGCCGACAATGATG ccatcgaagccgaCGACCCTCTACGCGACTCCGACCGCGCCCCCCTCCGAGGCAACATCGAACCCGACTCCGGATCCCGAGCCGGCGGTGCATCGGGCTATGGCAACTACCTAACCTCCTCAATCCCCGGCGAGGACCGTCGCGCGCCACAAAATACTCTCGACGAAAGTGTGTGGCAGACCTTGTCGCGTGACATGGTCGCcgtgtgggagaagatgcgccACGTCCTCTGGCCGAAGTACCTGCTGGGCGGGATGATGTCGCGCGGTGGCAGTGGCCTCGGCGATGAGGAGACCGCCGGTGCAGCGGGATTCGGTCGCAGCCTGCGCGGGATCGTGGGTCGCTGGCCGGATGCTGATGTTGTGCTGCAGGGTGGGATGAGTGAGGGTTTGCGCGATTGGGATCTTTG GGGCCCGTTGATTTTCTGTTTGCTTCTGAGCATGTTCTTGTCTATGCGCGCCAAGGGTGACCAATCCTCGACGGTCTTCTCTGGTGTCTTTTCGATTGTCTGGATCGGAGAGGCTGCGGTGACTCTCCAGATCAAGCTTCTGGGCGGCAAGAT ATCCTTCTTCCAATCGATCTGCATCATCGGCTACACGCTCTTCCCCATGGTCATTGCGGCTCTTCTCAGTGCCTTCGGACTTCCTACAATCGCGCGGATCCCCGTCTACCTCGTCCTGGTGGCGTGGTCGATGGCGGCGGGTGTCAGCATCCTGGGAGGGTCGGGCGTGGTGCGCAACCGAGTGGTCATCGCGGTGTTCCCGCTGTTTGTGTTCTATATTGCGCTCGGCTGCCTGTGTTTCATTAGCTAG
- a CDS encoding uncharacterized protein (ID:PFLUO_003868-T1.cds;~source:funannotate): MARLTAEEAQSPPSENDGGERPVRKQLKETTIESAPRPSEAQTEENGGNSRSSSQRRKRSFEESRDDDDEAAGSSPNSSPNARRKRSRDCTPEKSEPFKVAKNKGAQSSADTPKVSSRDPRRRPKVAASRPRRHPPPVPRTKSPLPCNYVRPQTRIFGPEDDGSPAPSWAFFPLSDELPIQESIETDDDDDYANTNSQVASDGESDGDNAELPEANNPNVSAYFSSSHHIPAFNVDDSDSGNHVNAAEGSRTSSGKPTPVSPENSENPQIPGVPGFVRGFELGFFLSTFLLTARAELSDRQRYEAFAHSVSGLIANSWALYPDPSSAPVIPIPVGLNPVTPEPRAEDEESLHVFWATDDEDDEPIVKEESASPLCARPAREESECSFWPEYRPLEDAGVESLPTYVPTIVDENTEERNMLSEPAGAVISSGLPRPATPSGDTLSPYQKSMTQFITSSERADSEFHREFSEPVLYDYYDNDANLPSQDPAIDPEAPTNPNLKNLKKKRSREQLEKDRSTRSDAGTSTTDDLPKTVPPGKSSTSGEEPEKKKHRDNSQERDTAATGKAFAASAFGNMSATSPFAALGSAKPKTTTEEKPASKSAFASSSLAGFASSAQSPFGSLGASSSSVFKATESTPKGGLASPSKPSGFGGLGSGFSGVGGGFGAAAKPGGLSSFASPSAPTTFGESKAKAFGAEESEDEETGNDEDEVESTAGAFEEEKPDERFFQQTIETGEEEEQNLFACKAKLFHFSEKEWKERGIGTFKINTKKDSDGKLGARMIMRADGAFRVMLNSPVFKGMNFGDAEGAEPASKQILLASLEEGHTVPLLLRTGNESSTKELYETLKTLMDQI, translated from the exons atggcgagaCTGACAG CCGAAGAGGCGCAGTCCCCTCCCTCCGAGAACGACGGCGGCGAACGTCCGGTTCGCAAGCAGCTCAAAGAAACCACCATCGAGTCCGCTCCGCGCCCCTCGGAGGCACAAACCGAAGAGAATGGCGGCAACAGCCGGTCCAGCAGCCAACGCCGAAAGCGCTCCTTCGAAGAGTCccgcgacgacgacgacgaggcaGCTGGTAGCAGCCCGAACTCCAGCCCCAACGCCAGACGAAAGCGCTCACGCGATTGCACCCCGGAGAAGTCGGAACCTTTCAAGGTCGCCAAGAACAAGGGTGCGCAGTCCAGTGCCGACACCCCGAAAGTGAGTTCCCGTGATCCTCGACGCCGGCCCAAGGTGGCCGCGAGCCGTCCCCGGCGTCACCCTCCTCCTGTTCCTCGGACCAaatctccccttccttgcAACTACGTCCGACCACAGACCCGCATATTTGGccccgaagatgacggaTCTCCGGCTCCTTCATGGGCctttttccccctctcgGATGAACTCCCCATCCAGGAGAGCATTGAAaccgatgatgatgatgattatgcCAACACAAATTCGCAGGTTGCCTCCGATGGCGAATCCGATGGTGACAACGCCGAGCTCCCCGAAgccaacaaccccaacgTGAGTGCctatttttcttcttcccatcacATTCCTGCTTTCAACGTGGACGACTCGGACTCTGGCAACCATGTCAATGCTGCGGAGGGATCTCGGACCAGCTCTGGCAAACCCACTCCCGTCAGTCCTGAAAACTCTGAGAATCCTCAGATTCCTGGAGTCCCTGGTTTTGTCCGAGGATTTGAGCTTggcttttttctctccacctTTCTCTTGACCGCGAGGGCCGAGCTATCAGATCGGCAGCGTTATGAAGCATTTGCGCACTCGGTTTCTGGTCTTATCGCGAACTCCTGGGCTCTCTATCCCGACCCTTCCTCTGCTCCTGTGATTCCTATCCCTGTTGGCCTCAATCCTGTGACTCCGGAACCTCGtgcggaagacgaagagagcTTGCACGTTTTCTGGGCCAcagatgacgaagatgatgagcCAATTGTGAAGGAGGAGTCTGCTTCCCCTCTCTGTGCTCGCCCAGCCAGGGAAGAAAGCGAATGCAGCTTCTGGCCTGAATATCGGCCGCTTGAGGACGCGGGCGTCGAGAGTCTTCCCACATACGTCCCCACCATAGTTGACGAGAACACCGAGGAACGGAATATGCTATCTGAGCCTGCAGGAGCAGTCATTTCTTCTGGACTTCCAAGACCCGCAACCCCATCTGGAGATACCCTCAGTCCGTACCAGAAAAGCATGACCCAGTTTATCACATCATCCGAACGGGCAGACTCTGAGTTTCACAGGGAATTCTCTGAGCCCGTGCTTTATGACTATTATGACAATGATGCCAACCTACCCTCACAGGATCCCGCGATTGACCCCGAAGCCCCCACGAACCCGAATCtcaagaacctgaagaagaagagaagcagagaaCAGCTTGAAAAGGATCGATCGACTAGGTCTGACGCCGGGACCTCGACCACTGATGATCTCCCCAAGACAGTGCCCCCCGGCAAGAGTTCTACTAGTGGAGAGGAGCccgagaaaaagaagcatCGTGATAACTCTCAGGAGCGCGATACAGCGGCTACTGGCAAG GCTTTCGCTGCTAGTGCGTTCGGAAACATGTCCGCTACTTCGCCATTTGCTGCTTTAGGCTCTGCGAAGCCCAAAACCACCACTGAAGAGAAACCCGCGTCTAAGTCTGCGTTTGCAtcgtccagcttggcggGCTTTGCTAGCTCCGCGCAGTCTCCGTTCGGCTCACTGGGcgcatcctcttcgtctgtCTTCAAGGCAACTGAGTCCACTCCCAAGGGCGGGCTTGCGTCTCCGTCTAAACCCTCGGGATTCGGTGGCCTTGGCTCCGGTTTCTCCGGTGTGGGCGGTGGCTTCGGCGCAGCAGCCAAACCCGGCGGTCTTTCCAGCTTTGCATCTCCCAGCGCTCCAACCACTTTTGGCGAGTCTAAGGCCAAGGCATTCGGCGCCGAAGAGTCTGAAGACGAGGAGACTGGcaacgacgaagatgaagtCGAGTCTACAGCGGGCGCCTttgaggaagaaaagccTGATGAGCGATTCTTCCAGCAGACCA TCGAGaccggcgaggaagaggagcagaacCTTTTCGCATGCAAGGCCAAGCTGTTCCACTTCTCTGAGAAAGAGTGGAAGGAGCGCGGCATCGGCACATTCAAGATCAACACGAAGAAGGACTCCGACGGAAAGCTCGGCGCTCGGATGATCATGCGCGCTGACGGCGCTTTCCGAGTGATGCTGAACAGCCCCGTCTTCAAGGGCATGAACTTTGGCGATGCCGAGGGTGCCGAGCCGGCTTCCAAGCAGATTCTGCTGGCTAGTCTGGAGGAGGGACATACCGTTCCCCTGCTCCTGCGA ACTGGAAACGAGTCCTCCACCAAGGAACTGTATGAGACCCTCAAGACTCTCATGGACCAGATTTAG
- a CDS encoding uncharacterized protein (ID:PFLUO_003869-T1.cds;~source:funannotate) — protein sequence MVTSIEFSEPSASAHVNGTRRRDANGGLDITIMGMNSGTAMDGIDCALVRYRQASPEAPLHMELLKYDEIPVPQYIKKPVLTMLRETKTTPSLMSQLNVQLGTMFGETVKFFCEKHNVPMDSIDLIGSHGQTIWLLSMPEEGETRSAFCLGEGTVVSGLTGITTVTDFRMAEQAVGRQGAPLVALIDGLLLHHPTEWRICQNIGGIANLCVIPPDSEGGVDAMIDWDCGPGNMFIDAAMRYFTNGEMEYDRDGEWGAQGTVNQAVVDKFLDNNKYCNHLPPKTTGRETFGDNGAQELIDECSALGMSKYDTVATITRITAQNIVKQYRTFFPKFNINIDKIAGIYMCGGGARNPNIIKHLKEQLPNSNILKLDETGVPSDAKEAVSFAQQALEAILGRAALVPINSDTLTPNTISGKIAPGLRWREVMAMAVAFGKGQAQLPTVKEMVIDRPYTDWKP from the exons ATGGTCACTTCAATTGAGTTTTCGGAGCCCAGTGCCTCTGCTCATGTCAACGGCACTCGCCGTCGTGACGCCAATGGCGGCCTCGACATCACAATCATGGGGATGAACAGCGGTACGGCCATGGACGGCATTGACTGCGCCCTGGTTCGTTATCGCCAGGCTTCTCCCGAAGCTCCTCTGCACATGGAGCTTCTCAAG TACGACGAGATCCCCGTCCCTCAATACATCAAGAAGCCCGTCCTCACCATGCTCCGCGAAACCAaaaccactccctccctcatGTCCCAGCTGAACGTCCAGCTCGGCACCATGTTTGGCGAGACCGTCAAGTTCTTCTGTGAGAAGCACAACGTCCCCATGGACAGCATCGACCTCATCGGGTCCCACGGCCAGACCATCTGGCTTCTCTCCATGCCCGAGGAGGGCGAGACTCGCTCCGCCTTTTGTCTGGGCGAGGGAACGGTCGTGAGCGGCTTGACGGGCATCACTACCGTCACCGACTTCCGCATGGCTGAACAGGCGGTCGGCCGCCAGGGTGCACCTCTCGTCGCTTTGATCGACggtctccttcttcatcaccccACCGAGTGGCGCATCTGCCAGAATATCGGCGGGATCGCTAACCTCTGCGTCATTCCACCGGACAGCGAGGGTGGCGTCGACGCCATGATCGACTGGGACTGCGGCCCGGGGAACATGTTCATCGACGCCGCGATGCGCTACTTCACCAACGGCGAGATGGAGTATGACCGCGACGGCGAGTGGGGTGCTCAGGGTACCGTCAACCAGGCCGTCGTCGACAAGTTCCTCGACAACAATAAATACTGCAACCACCTGCCGCCCAAGACGACAGGTCGTGAGACCTTCGGCGACAACGGGGCCCAGGAGCTCATTGACGAGTGCTCGGCTCTGGGCATGAGCAAGTACGACACCGTCGCCACCATCACCCGCATCACCGCCCAGAACATCGTCAAGCAGTACCGCACATTTTTCCCCAAGTTCAACATCAATATCGACAAGATCGCCGGTATCTACATgtgcggtggtggtgcgcGCAACCCCAACATCATCAAGCACCTCAAGGAGCAGCTGCCCAACTCGAATATTCTCAAGCTCGACGAGACAGGTGTTCCTTCCGATGCTAAGGAAGCTGTCTCGTTTGCTCAACAGGCTCTCGAGGCTATTCTCGGCCGTGCCGCTCTGGTTCCTATCAACAGTGACACGTTGACACCCAACACCATCTCGGGCAAGATTGCGCCGGGATTGCGGTGGAGAgaggtgatggcgatggctGTGGCATTCGGAAAGGGTCAGGCTCAGTTGCCGACGGTCAAAGAGATGGTTATTGACCGGCCGTACACGGACTGGAAGCCTTAG